The following proteins are encoded in a genomic region of Arthrobacter jiangjiafuii:
- a CDS encoding VOC family protein: MTALISHTSFDSLNAFAQSVFWSGVLGFREDPDDPNGPQDEECMIFSPDGTQRLLFIEVPDAKQVKNRVHLDLQPAEGTRDQELERLLGLGAREVDDRRLPDGTGWVVLADPEGNEFCILRSDAERRAAAGNP; the protein is encoded by the coding sequence ATGACAGCTTTGATCTCGCACACGTCCTTTGACAGCCTCAATGCCTTCGCCCAGTCGGTGTTCTGGAGCGGGGTGCTCGGATTCCGCGAGGACCCCGATGACCCGAACGGTCCGCAGGACGAGGAGTGCATGATCTTTTCCCCGGACGGCACCCAGCGGCTGCTGTTCATTGAAGTGCCGGACGCCAAGCAGGTCAAGAACCGCGTCCACCTGGACCTCCAGCCGGCCGAGGGCACCCGGGACCAGGAACTCGAGCGGCTGCTGGGACTGGGCGCCCGTGAAGTTGACGACCGGCGCCTGCCGGACGGAACCGGATGGGTGGTGCTTGCCGATCCGGAGGGCAACGAATTCTGCATCCTGCGCAGCGATGCCGAGCGGCGTGCTGCCGCGGGCAATCCCTAA
- a CDS encoding metal-sensitive transcriptional regulator, translating to MQLESDDMKPAINRLKRASGQLNAVIRMLEEGTDCKAVVTQLAAASKAIDRAGFSIIATGLEQCLANEDSTADRADMEKLFLTLA from the coding sequence ATGCAGCTTGAGTCAGACGACATGAAACCAGCCATCAACAGGCTCAAGAGGGCCAGTGGGCAACTCAACGCTGTCATCCGCATGCTGGAAGAAGGCACCGACTGCAAAGCAGTGGTGACGCAGCTTGCCGCAGCTTCCAAGGCGATCGACCGGGCGGGGTTCTCCATCATCGCCACCGGCCTGGAACAGTGCCTGGCCAACGAGGATTCCACCGCCGACCGCGCCGATATGGAAAAACTCTTCCTCACACTGGCCTAG
- the map gene encoding type I methionyl aminopeptidase, which yields MIELMTPAEIERGKVTGALVADILQAMKARSTVGTNLLDIDRWAKAMILEAGAVSCYVDYAPSFGRGPFGHYICTSVNDAVLHGLPHNYTLADGDLVSLDLAVSKAGVVADSAISFVVGESVSAADTAMISATERALAAGIAAAGPGARIGDISHAIGSVLTAAGYPVNTEFGGHGVGSTMHQDPHITNTGRPGRGYKLRPGLLLALEPWVMADTATLVTDDDGWTLRSATGCRTAHSEHTIAITDDGAEILTLPS from the coding sequence ATGATTGAGCTGATGACCCCCGCCGAAATAGAGCGGGGAAAGGTAACGGGTGCCCTGGTCGCAGACATCCTGCAGGCGATGAAGGCCCGCAGCACCGTCGGAACCAACCTCCTGGACATCGACCGCTGGGCCAAGGCCATGATCCTCGAAGCCGGTGCCGTCTCCTGCTACGTCGACTACGCCCCGTCCTTCGGGCGCGGGCCGTTTGGACACTACATCTGCACCTCCGTCAACGACGCAGTGCTCCACGGCCTGCCGCACAACTACACGCTGGCCGACGGCGATCTGGTCTCCCTGGACCTCGCGGTCTCGAAGGCCGGAGTGGTTGCCGACTCCGCCATCAGCTTTGTCGTGGGTGAGTCGGTCTCAGCGGCGGATACCGCCATGATCAGCGCCACCGAACGCGCGCTGGCCGCAGGCATCGCCGCCGCCGGCCCCGGCGCCCGGATCGGCGATATCTCGCACGCCATCGGCTCCGTCCTCACCGCGGCCGGCTATCCGGTGAACACCGAGTTCGGCGGGCACGGCGTCGGCTCCACCATGCACCAGGACCCGCACATCACAAACACCGGACGTCCCGGCCGCGGCTACAAACTGCGCCCAGGGCTGCTGCTGGCACTGGAGCCGTGGGTCATGGCGGATACCGCCACGCTGGTGACCGACGACGACGGATGGACGCTCCGCAGCGCCACCGGCTGCCGCACCGCGCACAGCGAGCACACGATCGCCATTACCGACGACGGCGCCGAGATCCTCACCCTGCCGAGCTAG
- a CDS encoding ACT domain-containing protein: protein MPLPATPSVDLHVLAGDYVIARLPPEAAAPAALLAARLTAGFVSVTRTPQELSIVCPAALAPDAAEIDGTWAALYASGPIPFGLTGVVTSLVAPLSAAGCPVFVVSTFDGDILMVPSAQYETARGLLHAAGHTLH from the coding sequence ATGCCCCTTCCGGCCACTCCTTCCGTAGACCTGCACGTCCTTGCCGGGGACTACGTGATCGCCCGGCTTCCGCCAGAGGCAGCGGCTCCCGCTGCCCTCTTGGCGGCTCGGCTAACAGCCGGATTTGTGTCAGTCACCCGTACCCCGCAGGAACTTTCGATTGTCTGCCCCGCCGCGCTGGCCCCGGACGCCGCCGAAATCGACGGAACCTGGGCTGCCCTTTATGCCTCCGGCCCCATTCCCTTCGGCCTGACCGGCGTGGTGACGTCGCTGGTCGCACCGCTTTCCGCAGCCGGATGTCCGGTGTTTGTGGTCTCGACCTTTGACGGCGACATCCTCATGGTTCCGTCAGCGCAGTACGAAACGGCCCGCGGCCTGCTGCACGCGGCAGGCCACACCCTTCATTAG